The proteins below are encoded in one region of Scomber japonicus isolate fScoJap1 chromosome 2, fScoJap1.pri, whole genome shotgun sequence:
- the LOC128380792 gene encoding ATP-dependent RNA helicase DHX15 — protein sequence MSKRHRLDLGDDYSSTKKRSEGRDRDRDRDREDRSRDRDRDRDRDRDRDRDRDPKSSSVPSNSTPVVVGLPPLKQMAVQQQINPFTNLPHTPRFYEILKKRLQLPVWEYKESFNDIITRQQSFVLVGETGSGKTTQIPQWCVDMVRGLPGPKRAVACTQPRRVAAMSVAQRVADEMDVMLGQEVGYSIRFEDCSSAKTILKYMTDGMLLREAMNDPLLERYGVIILDEAHERTLATDILMGVLKEVVRQRPDLKVIVMSATLDAGKFQVYFDNCPLLTIPGRTHPVEIFYTPEPERDYLEAAIRTVIQIHMCEEDEGDCLLFLTGQEEIDEACKRIKREVDDLGPEVGDIKIIPLYSTLPPQQQQRIFEPPPPRKPNGAIGRKVVVSTNIAETSLTIDGVVFVIDPGFAKQKVYNPRIRVESLLVTAISKASAQQRAGRAGRTRPGKCFRLYTEKAYKTEMQDNTYPEILRSNLGSVVLQLKKLGIDDLVHFDFMDPPAPETLMRALELLNYLAALNDDGDLTELGSMMAEFPLDPQLAKMVIASCEYNCSNEILSITAMLSVPQCFVRPTEAKKAADESKMRFAHIDGDHLTLLNVYHAFKQNHESNQWCYDNFVNYRSLMSADNVRQQLSRIMDRFNLPRRSTEFTSRDYYINIRRALCTGFFMQVAHLERTGHYLTVKDNQVVQLHPSTVLDHKPEWVLYNEFVLTTKNYIRTCTDIKPEWLVKIAPQYYEMGNFPQCEAKRQLERIIAKLESKEYSQY from the exons ATGTCCAAAAGACATCGTCTGGACTTGGGCGATGACTACTCTTCCACTAAGAAGAGGTCCGAAGG GAGAGATAGGGACCGTGACAGAGACCGTGAGGATCGCTCCCGGGACAGGGACAGAGATCGGGATCGGGACAGGGACAGAGACCGGGACAGAGACCCAAAGTCATCTAGCGTGCCATCTAACAGCACACCAGTTGTGGTGGGCTTACCGCCCCTCAAGCAGATGGCGGTGCAGCAGCAGATCAACCCATTCACCAACCTGCCGCACACGCCACGCTTCTATGAGATCCTGAAGAAGAGGTTACAGCTACCAGTTTGGGAATACAAGGAAAGCTTCAATGATATCATCACACGTCAACAGAGCTTTGTCCTCGTCGGAGAGACTGGCTCTGGGAAGACAACACAG ATCCCACAGTGGTGTGTGGACATGGTGAGGGGCTTGCCTGGTCCTAAGCGGGCAGTGGCATGTACTCAGCCCAGGAGAGTGGCAGCCATGAGTGTCGCTCAAAGAGTGGCAGACGAAATGGACGTCATGCTTGGACAGGAAGTCGGCTATTCCATTCGATTTGAGGACTGTAGCTCTGCCAAGACTATACTGAA GTACATGACAGACGGTATGTTGCTAAGAGAGGCTATGAACGACCCGCTGCTGGAACGATATGGTGTGATAATTCTGGACGAGGCCCACGAGCGAACACTGGCCACAGACATCCTGATGGGAGTACTGAAGGAGGTGGTGCGACAAAGACCAGATCTGAAg GTGATTGTCATGAGTGCCACGCTAGATGCCGGGAAGTTTCAGGTGTACTTTGACAACTGTCCTCTGCTGACTATTCCTGGACGTACGCATCCTGTGGAGATCTTCTACACCCCTGAGCCCGAGCGAGATTACCTTGAAGCAGCAATCCGCACAGTCATCCAGATCCATATgtgtgaggaagatgaaggtgaCTGCCTTCTCTTTCTCACTGGTCAAGAG GAAATTGATGAGGCCTGCAAACGGATCAAGCGTGAGGTTGATGACCTTGGACCTGAAGTTGGAGACATTAAAATCATTCCACTGTATTCAACATtgccaccacagcagcagcaaaggaTCTTTGAGCCTCCTCCTCCAAGGAAGCCCAATGGTGCAATAGGAAGAAAG GTTGTCGTGTCGACAAACATTGCTGAGACCTCTCTGACAATTGATGGTGTGGTGTTTGTCATTGATCCTGGATTCGCCAAACAAAAG gtgtacaATCCTCGTATCAGAGTTGAGTCATTGCTCGTTACGGCCATCAGTAAAGCTTCTGCCCAGCAGAGGGCAGGGCGAGCTGGCAGAACACGTCCGGGGAAATGTTTCCGTCTCTACACAGAGAAAGCATACAAAACAGAGATGCAG GATAACACGTACCCTGAGATCCTGCGGTCCAACTTGGGATCTGTTGTGCTGCAGTTGAAAAAACTGGGTATCGATGACCTTGTGCACTTTGACTTCATGGATCCTCCAG CTCCTGAGACATTGATGAGGGCCCTTGAGCTGCTGAACTACCTGGCAGCGCTCAACGATGATGGTGACCTGACGGAGCTGGGCTCCATGATGGCTGAATTTCCTTTGGACCCCCAGCTGGCGAAGATGGTTATTGCTAGCTGCGAGTACAACTGCTCTAACGAGATCCTTTCCATTACTGCCATGCTGTCAG TCCCACAGTGTTTTGTCCGCCCCACGGAGGCTAAGAAGGCAGCAGACGAGTCCAAGATGAGGTTTGCTCACATCGACGGAGACCACTTGACGCTGCTCAACGTCTACCACGCCTTCAAACAAA ACCACGAATCTAACCAGTGGTGCTATGACAACTTTGTCAACTACCGATCACTGATGTCTGCCGACAACGTGCGGCAGCAGCTGTCCAGGATCATGGACCGCTTCAACCTGCCCCGCAGAAGCACTGAGTTTACCAGCAGAGATTACTACATCAACATCCGCAGAGCGCTCTGCACCGGCTTCTTCatgcag GTGGCTCATTTGGAGCGCACGGGTCATTACCTCACAGTCAAAGACAACCAAGTGGTCCAACTGCACCCGTCTACAGTCCTGGATCACAAACCTGAATGGGTGCTGTACAATGAATTTGTCCTCACCACCAAGAACTACATACGCACTTGCACAGACATCAAACCAGAGTG GTTGGTGAAGATTGCACCACAGTACTATGAAATGGGTAACTTCCCACAATGTGAAGCTAAAAGACAGCTCGAGCGAATCATTGCCAAACTAGAGAGCAAGGAGTATTCCCAGTACTGA
- the LOC128380846 gene encoding extracellular superoxide dismutase [Cu-Zn]-like, with amino-acid sequence MRQYWSISMWVTTLVVVLLAGCQPRVSADCDTVDPPPEVLQQNGTLYAACKMRPSTSLAEGLPKVYGQVLFKQDYPEGKLKVLLRSSGFPRGSNPEPRAIHIHQYGDLSRGCDSTGGHYNPDGVDHPNHPGDFGNFDSQQGKINTMIESEATLFGSQSVIGRAVVIHEKIDDLGRGGDAGSLLHGNAGRRLGCCIIGITSPNLWNMYAMRRN; translated from the exons ATGCGTCAATACTG GTCAATAAGTATGTGGGTCACAACACTGGTGGTGGTTCTGCTGGCAGGCTGTCAGCCACGTGTATCGGCTGACTGTGACACTGTGGATCCACCACCGGAGGTCTTGCAGCAGAATGGCACTCTGTATGCAGCCTGCAAAATGAGGCCCAGCACATCACTAGCTGAGGGTCTGCCCAAAGTTTATGGTCAAGTGCTGTTTAAGCAGGATTATCCTGAGGGAAAGCTCAAAGTCCTTCTCCGCTCCAGTGGGTTTCCCAGAGGGAGCAATCCAGAGCCCAGAGCGATACATATTCATCAGTATGGAGACCTGAGTCGGGGCTGTGACTCCACCGGTGGCCACTACAATCCAGACGGCGTAGATCACCCCAACCACCCTGGAGACTTTGGTAACTTTGACTCCCAACAAGGAAAAATCAATACAATGATTGAATCTGAGGCAACATTGTTCGGAAGTCAGTCTGTGATTGGAAGAGCTGTGGTGATCCATGAAAAGATAGATGACTTAGGCCGTGGTGGGGATGCTGGGAGCCTGCTGCATGGAAATGCAGGCCGGAGGCTTGGCTGCTGTATTATTGGGATAACCTCCCCCAATCTCTGGAATATGTATGCTATGAGGAGAAATTAA